The Treponema sp. OMZ 790 genome includes the window ATATGGTTTTAAAATCGATGACTTTCGTCTGGAAGAACTATATCCTCTTGAAAGCTCTTATATTCAGCCTATGACAGTTTCATTATTAATACCTGAAGAAAAACCTAAAAATTTATTTACTACAACGGCTGTAAATTTACCATATACACGCATTTATAAGAAAATTGATTTTATAACGCTTCTATTTCTTTTAAGCTTAATCCTGTTCCTTCGGCTATTTTAGCAATATCAAAACCAAGCCGTTTAAATGCTGCCGCTGTTTCAAGAGCTTTTTGATATGAGCCTTGTTCAATACCTTGCTCAATTCCTTCAGCAAAGGCGATTTCCCGTTCTTCGGCACGTTGTACGGCTATATCGGTCTCATAATCATATTCGGCTAGTAACATATTTAATACCTCCTTAGTTTTGCGTTTTAAATAATCACGCAAAATATTGTTTGCTATACATTCTTCAATGGCTTTTTGAAAGCCGTTTTGAGGATCAGTTTTTTTCCATTTCCGTACCGTTTCTACAAATATGGTGTATTCATACATTGTTTTACAGTTTTTCAATACAGGATGGCATTTTTGATGATTTATGTTTATTACCTTAACTATCAATTCAAGATTAGGTTCTTCTGTTTTTTCAATAAAAGCATCCGATAATTTTAATGTCTTATCACAAGGAAAAGTTTCTTCTCCATTGTAAAATACATAGAATTCCGGAATCGGGATATACAGCAATTTACGGCTATATTTTTCTTTTGATTCAAAGAGTGTTTCATATAGCCGGGTGACATATTCAAGGCAGCGTAAAGGCATGTTGGGGTTAATAGTGGACTGATGTTCCGCCAGAACTATGATTTTATTGTCTACTAGATAAGAAACATCATTATAAAATATCATATACAAGATTTGGTCAAGCCTTATACTTTTCAGTTGCTCTTTATCGCTAAGAGCAGTATTATGTAACGCATTATATAGCGACAAAAAATTCTCTTTTGCTTTTTCATCTTCACTAAAAAGGTCAACAAAAACCGAGTCTTTGTATTTTCTGTTTGAAGTGCTCATAATTATCCGCCTCTCCTAACTGTTTGTATTATAGCATATATTATAATTTTTTGTAAGCTGTGTTATGCCAAAACTAGCTCTTGACGAATTCGGAAAAATATGGGATTATAATTATCTTGAGGTGATTTTATGGATGAAAAATTAAATTTGGTTATTCTTGACGGGTTTACTTCCAATCCCGGAGACCTTTCTTGGGAAGAGTTAAAAGCCGTTTCAAATCTTACAATATACGATAAAACAAGTGCGGATGAGCTTATTGAAAGGTGTAAGGAGGCAGATGCCGTTCTTACAAATAAGGTCGCTTTTTCTAAAGAAATAATGGACGCCTTGCCTCGTCTTAAATATATAGGTGTTTTGGCTACAGGATACAATATTGTCGATGTCGAAGCTGCGAGGGCTAAAAATATCTGTGTAACAAATATTCCGTCGTACAGCACGGACAGTGTGGCCCAACTCGTTTTTGCTCTTATTTTCCATTTTTATTGGCGTGTAAAAGAGCACAGCGATGAGGTTATGGCCGGAAAATGGACTTCTTCTCCTCATTTTTGCTATCACAGTTTCGATATAAGGGAGCTTTCCGATAAAACCCTAGGAATTGTCGGCTTCGGCAACATAGGTCAAGCTGTCGCAAAAATTGCCCTTGCCATGAACATGAAGGTAATCTACTTTAACCGTTCGTCAAAAACCGTCAATGGCTTGGAAGAAGCAAAACAGGTTTCAATCGATGAGCTTTTTTCTTCTTCCGATATAATAAGCTTAAACTGCCC containing:
- a CDS encoding Rpn family recombination-promoting nuclease/putative transposase, coding for MSTSNRKYKDSVFVDLFSEDEKAKENFLSLYNALHNTALSDKEQLKSIRLDQILYMIFYNDVSYLVDNKIIVLAEHQSTINPNMPLRCLEYVTRLYETLFESKEKYSRKLLYIPIPEFYVFYNGEETFPCDKTLKLSDAFIEKTEEPNLELIVKVININHQKCHPVLKNCKTMYEYTIFVETVRKWKKTDPQNGFQKAIEECIANNILRDYLKRKTKEVLNMLLAEYDYETDIAVQRAEEREIAFAEGIEQGIEQGSYQKALETAAAFKRLGFDIAKIAEGTGLSLKEIEAL
- a CDS encoding D-2-hydroxyacid dehydrogenase is translated as MDEKLNLVILDGFTSNPGDLSWEELKAVSNLTIYDKTSADELIERCKEADAVLTNKVAFSKEIMDALPRLKYIGVLATGYNIVDVEAARAKNICVTNIPSYSTDSVAQLVFALIFHFYWRVKEHSDEVMAGKWTSSPHFCYHSFDIRELSDKTLGIVGFGNIGQAVAKIALAMNMKVIYFNRSSKTVNGLEEAKQVSIDELFSSSDIISLNCPLTEETREIINAGSLKKIKKTCIIINTGRGPLINEKDATEALKEKRLAGLACDVLSSEPPHKDNPLFNAPNCIITPHMAWQTLEARERLIKIAADNVKAFISGKEINRVN